TTAAAATTGCAGATGGAAGCAGTTGCCAGAAGTCAGATCGTGCACGACCGGCAGACAGGTTATAAGACCTCCATGAAGTTCTAGAACATATACACAGCCTCCAAGCAATCAAGGTAAGAGGAAAAGGGGGTGATGATCTCAAGCACTTGATGATGATACTCGAAGAGTTCTGATAGACAGATCTTGAAAATCGGTGACCTGATTTAAACATTTTATCAATCCTCTTCTTCAGATGCTTCGTTCAACCACTGCCAAATTGTACAGATGTTTAAGAGATTAGCATCTGGCAAGCACAACTACAGGAAAAGGATCACAAAGCACTTGCGGTCATTTAACTCCGCTAAGAACAAACTATATTTGGGAGCTTTGGAAGCAACATataagaagagaagaaaagaaagaaaggcagGCATGTCGATCTACTTTTATCGGGAGATTAGGACGGTATATAAAAACAATTTGCTTTCCTCGTCTTAGGAAAGATGCAAAGGGTGGGGGAAGGAAGGCAAGTTCAAGTACCTTTTCAAATATTGTGTCCTTGTGATGAGAAATTTCTTAGATAAGAGAAAACTTATTTTAATGGAAATCACAAGAAGTTAAATATCTTACTTAACTCTTTTCCCATAagtagaaagaaaactaaacaagTCATGGTAGCAGATTGGTCATTAAGCAGGCTCTGATAGCGATAGCTTACTTACCATGCAAAGCTTCTTGAGATTGTTAATTACTTCGCTAGGGAGCAAAAATGCTCAACATATCTTCTACCCTCCCCAAACATATTTTCCAAACTACATGAAAACCCTTTAGGTCTTCTATCACATTGAATAAAATTCCCCCATCAACAATAATCGAAATCATTCGGAACCCTTCAAAGCTCAAGGAAGGCAAAGGCGTGACAAGGAAAAAGTATAAGAAGAACATTTAGTTTAGAGCATGCTGACACAGAAGGTAGTTACAATTTTGGAAAATTCACCAAAACTACGCGAACAAGGCAGATCTGACGAGATCCATACTTTAACGCTAAACAAAATGGTCTGCTCAAACACAATTATTTACCTGGATGAATTTTTCTGCCTGCTTGACAAATAGCTTATCAGTCTCATCAGCACCTTCCTTCTCAGATGCCCAGTTGAGTATTGCTTCCTCTTGTATGATATCTTTGTCATAAAGAAGATGCAGAATCTATAGGAAAAAAGTTGGTGCCTCGTTATTATATAGCAAAAAAGTAAAAAGTCATTCACTTCACGCAGCATATATTAGAAACAAATCTCATATATTAGAAACAAATCTAACAATGTATAATTCCTCACATCAAAATGGAAAAGATGTGGAAAGTTTGGATCCTAACTGGTCTTACATGAAGGCTACTACATAGAACTACTTACAATCAAAGAAGCCTTGCAATTAAACCAGTCAAAACTGAAAGTTTTCTACATCCGTTGCATATCAGTAGATTAGCATGCAGGGAACACCTCCTCCAATTAAGAGGTTGTACCAAATTGGAGAGTCACAACAATACTCAACTTTCCATTCTAAATATCAATAAGCAGGGACTCTTAAATGTTTCCAAAAAACAAGAGCATCAATGTCCCACGCCAGAGAACTAGTGAATATGTCACATCAAATGAGAATGAGCATAGGCTAGAACACAAACGTGGACGTGTAACTAAAGAAAACTAGTAGGAAACAAGAACAAATGTAACACACAGCTATCTTGCTCTTCTAGAACCCAGGAACAAGTCCAAAGTAAGACACATTTGCTGCTATTGATATGCAAAGAGGCAATTACATGAAATTGTGAATTACAAACTTTGGTTTGAAAGTATGCCATTGGTACCTAGCATTCAATGTGAGGCTACTTGTTctaataaaaagataaaaagctAGCAAGGAAATttctaatatatatatgtatgtatagatATATATAGAAAGTATATACgtatataaatatgtaaatatgtgtgtgtgtgaaagtactatatttagaagaaaattttctctttcataCGTGGCACCTCCAATCGCTCAGCATTTACGGATTTTGTATGGATCATCTGGAATTTGGGTAAAACCCGTTTCTGTTGATCAAACGGATAAAATTCAGTCCTAATCACATTGGTCTCTTAATTTTCAACATAAATCCAAAAGAAGAGCGGTTTGAGATAGTTTTAGCCATATTGAAAAAAGTTATCTTCTAAAAATAGGATTATATAATCTGCATTTTAATTCAAATCTATCATGGGATATTTTTATCCCCTAATCTCAAATTTTTCATGGGGTTGCCTAATTTTAAGGATTCCAAAATTCACGGTGTATAAACATGAGGTTGAGGATGGGTAATCAGAAAAAAGTTATCACACAACAGGATTTTTGAGACTTCGATGAAGATGAAAGAGGGAAGGCTCTGGGAACGTTCAAGAACTCCAACCCGATGGTCTCAGAATGCTGAATGAATTTTGGATTTTCATCTAATGAGTTCAATAGTGctctttttgcaaaattttgtttcatcTCCTAGCAAAATATGCTCTACAAATGAGTTTTGCTTGCCAAATTTATCCATGTttctattaactaattaatttgtttttgttgttgacaatgaaaaaaaaaaaggagaaatagCGCGCTATGAAGGATAGCCATAGAAGAAAAGTTGTGGCAAGAGTGGTCAAAGGATGACTTGAAAATTACAGGGCAAAAGTTTAATCGTTATTTTACTTCTCTATTCATATTATTGGacaaattttcgtttttttatctctccaagctttatttgtgtgtgtgtgttgtgtttttctttttgttaatgTATGGGCTTGAAAGAAAACAGATCCAAAAACAAAAGTCCTAGCTTTTCAAAAATAGTTTAGTTCATATGTTATTTCACCATTTTCCTATTACCTTTCTCATGgaaataaacaataaaatttCCATGCATGTGCACGGGTTCTGGTAGTGTTATAGTCTGAAGAATATTCTAAAAAAAGTTTGGAAGAATCACTTGATAAGGCATAGAATTATCTCTAACATAACCATGACTACTTCGTAAATTAATTTTTACACCATTGTATGAAGTTGAAGACTTCACATAAGAAGCATTGAAGCATAAAAAGTTGATAAAAACTTTTTTAAGAATTGATAAGGCATAAAAACTTGATAAGGCAAAAAAAGTTGGCCCTTGATAAGAAGCATTGAAAACTTCACATAATGTTTGAAGCAATTAAGCATTTACACTATTGTATGGCTGCACATGATGTGACAGCTAGAAGTCATCTAACCATATGATAAATTATCTCATGACTATTAACTTTAATTTTCAACTATTACTTGGCTAAGTTACACTACTTATCCTTCAACTAGCAAATGCAGTATGACCTGATTGTCCACACGAACATGAAGGCTCATGGACACAGATGTAAAAATTCATCCTTACCTACTCTTCTTCTATATCATAAATTACTAAAGAATCTATGTCGGTTGGAAACAAGAATGCGATTGTATAAACTGGAATGTCTACAAAATGAGATCTATCACTCCGTAAAAGACGTGTGCTTGTTTGTATGTGTGCAAAAAGAGTTGGAGATGCAAGATACAATTTCAAGCCATAGATCACATTAGAGAATAAGAGTAATCAGCATTTGCAGCAAAGAAGAAGACATCATTAACTCTGAAGACTGGGATTCTCAGTACACTTAATAAACTTCATTATCAGCATCCAAGGAGACCAATATTCTAAATAGCTTCTATGAAAAACTTTCTGATTTCACATCAATTTGCAGTTTGATGAAACTATTAagaaaacttttggaattaaaaATTTAATGGAGATTAACATACCTGTACAAACACTGTTGAATACTCCTTTGCAGATTCCAAGCacatttcttcaaatttcagtATCACTTCGATCTGAAGTATAACAAAACTTTAGTTAATAATCAAAAACAGAAACATACACTTAACCTATACCCACTTAAATTTCCAAGTGAATATCACTGCAATAAGGTGATTAAAGAACTTGTCAATCAATACATCAAATGCCACAGACATCACTAAGATCTCTCATAAAAAGAGTCATGACAATGCGTTTTACTATCTACAGGAACCTGTGCTTCTCACAAGTGCAGCATTTTGTCATAGAAAAAAATATCATGCAATTACTTCTTGCAATACATCCCCAAAAATGTACTACTTGCATTTGTTAAAGACACAGATCTTAGGGGAAGCAAGATATTAGGCCTAAGGCTACCATGGCCACAGCTTTGAAGAACATTAAGACAATAATTTTGTAAAAGGGATGCTTGGAATTGGACCTAAGATGAGCCTAAAGTAGTTGAGACTTTCTCTACAGCCAAAAGCCTGCAATCTAAAATTACACAATGCAATAACAAATCAAACTGAGCAGTAAAACACCTCATCAGGATCAGATGAAGAGATCAATAGACCAACCTCTTCATCTATACTTGGCAGGtaatacttcaaaagttttttccATTTTGTAATGACAGTTGCagcatttttcaccaaatcACCTGCAATGAAGCATAAACAAGCTTTTACACAAGCAAAGATTTGCATATCCTCCTCAGTTACTTGGCACAAAGAGGGAAGTACCAACTTCAGTCACTTAAACAACAAAATTCAACACAATGATGCTACTACATTTCAAGATACTATTTGCTGGTTGATTATCcctatttctttgtctctctctctcttctgaTTTTAAATACAAAGTGATGCACTGGTTATAAAATCAAGACAGAAAACAAGGCTAAGGCTCagtctggaaaaaaaaaaatgggccaGTTTATTCTGAACAAACTTCAATCACCCAGGATGAGGCTAGTTTCATCTAGTcctactttttttaaaaaaattgattcaTAAACTAGCTTTAGTTTTAACAACTATATATATTAGCATGATACAACAGGTTGCATTTATTACTATATATGTTAACCAAAAAGCAATCTAATAGGTCCTAAAGCAATTTGTTAAAGTCTATCAAGTTACTCTGGTTTAAAAAGTTTCCAGTTTCAGGCCTTAATTCAACTGAAAGTACACCCAATTTACTCTTCAAATAGAAACGTGTAAAGAAAAAATCCAACTATGTTCTTGAGATATActtaacaaaacaaaataatgataCTGATGTACAGGCAGTAGCAGCAGTAAATAGTTACTCCTAACATCCAGAAAATTAACCAAACAATAATAGCAGATAAATAGAGTTAACAAGAAGACAAAAGAAGACTGTACTAGGTGATGGATGTGGTGCACTGAGTGCTGACTTCATCATTGAATAGAATAATGCACCAGAACAATCTGCAGTTGCCAAATTGTACGACAACCTGATGCATAAAAAATTAAGCTATCAGATATGATCAAGCAGTCATCAATATATAGGTTCTTTGCAAGAATTGTTTCATTGGAATACTTAAATTAGACACAAACGATTCCACATGACTAAAAGCGAATGGTTTAGTTTTAAAGAATAAACCTACATGTATGCAAATATAGAGGTGCCTCTGTGTGTGTCAATGTGTCAGGGTGTGTTTTTGTGTTTCTGTGGCATGAGTGAGGTGTTTTTGTGTTCTTGTGCAATGCAATAGATAAATATGCACTGCAAACAAAGACATACTATGTAAACCttcccaaaatttaaaaaaataaaaataaaaagtcagCACTTCATTATTATCTTCTTTAATGTCAATTAAGTATGCATGACTGAGTCTCCTCAATTTATGGTTTCACTTCCCAAAATATTTAGAAGTTCTTTTGAGAAGGAAGACCACAATACGATAAAGTTTCATGCAGGTTCGTCAATGGACTCAATCTCTATCTAACTCACCAGGAGGACACAAATACCCTTTTTCTACACTCCTCTATTGTCACGTCTTTATGTATATCCAGGCACAAACATCTCCAACAAAATTTAGAGAAAACCAAACCACCCCAATTTCCAATGAAATCTACAGCAACCTCCCAAAAAACAACCCCAAACAAACATGCCAAGACTAAATTATCacctcttcttcctcctccaccACCCCCAGCACCCTCTCACTCCCAGCACCCACCCCACCCCTCTCATCCCTCTACCTCCCCAAAACCAAAACCATCACCCCCACCCACCCACACTGCTGCGCCctcccaccaccaccacctctacCCTCCTTCCTCCTTCCTCTTCCTCTCCCCTCTTTTCTTCATCCCTCTTTTCCCAAGATTTTGGTTGCGGTCAGGACCAGATTCAGTCACAACCAAGGTTCAGACCAGATCTGTCAGCAGAGCAGGGgtggaggagagaaaagagggcAAGGGGACAGGtggaggagggaggaggaggagggggcaGAGGTGTGGATGCATCAGGGTGGAATTGGGAGAGTGGGTAGAGGTGGTGTACTTGGAAGTAGGGGAGAGAGAAGAACACCACAGAAAAAACATCTAACAACACACACGTCCAAAaacttttttaaaaactttctaCAGTGAAGTTTCCTGAAAACAACCAATCCAAACGGACCGTTAATTATTCAGCACTACTTGCCTGTAGTTTTTATTTAAGTGGCTAGAATTACTTAACTCATTCTTTCAGCAATATAGAAGTATTACTCATACTTTTAGAACTCATCCAATTCATGTCATGACAAAAGCATTGAGAAACTAATCCTGGCATGCTTGTTTCATCTTCAAGCATGGGATCTATCATcccatttcaagaaaattatccCGTGAACATAGATGACACTACCCAGATGACAACTTGATAGGACAAGAATGTCGAGTGACTGTTTTGTACTCATTTTGACTATTATCAGTAGTCCAGCAGCTATCTCATACTAACCAATTACAGTACTGTACTATCTTCAATCCTAACAATAATGACGAACCTAATGGTTGATGACTGTTTTAAAGAGGATGAGAAATTTTAGGATAATTAATCCTAGGATGGCTCGTCTTTCATCCAATCAACTAACCAAATGAGCCATCCAGTATCATGATACTTTTGCAGCCAAGTAAGAACAGTCCAAACCATTTTCTGGAGTAAAATTTCCAAATCTATGCATTTAATGCATGCTTTTGAAAATTACCTTGAAAATCCAGCAACAGAACTACGTACACTGTACTCCCAAGAATTAAATAAACAGCTCATGTCTTTGGTTTACATGAGAGATTCTACATCACCAAAATAGTTCCTGTTCTTCTATCTACAAAATTAACATCACTACATCTCACTTTATATTCCCTGGGAGCTTACTTTTAGAGATGCAGACATATCTTCAACTCTGCTAACTAAAGATCcccaggaattaaagaaagaagcATTTTAACTTGCATAAATGTAGAAACCATCTCACCATTAAGCACTAAAACAACGTAAAACATACCGCAATGAATTGACCTCCAATATTACATCGTCTTCCTTAATATTCTCCTCTAGAGCCCGTTTAAAAGTAGCTTCAACCTGCAAGCGTAAATGCAAAATTCATATTTGGGTCCAACAAAAACCGTTAAAGGACAGTATGCCTATAACCAAATACCTCGTTCTCAAAAACCTCATAGTCATCTTTGACAtcaacatcatcatcatcataatcATTTGAATTAGCAGTAACAGAATCACGTTCCAGCTCCCCTGAAGGAGGAAGATTGCCATCTTGTTGCACCACCTCAAGTTCATTGTTTGAGGTGTGCATAATTTCAAGAAGCTTGGCTGCAGGAATAGGTGCAACTGAATGCCTCCATTCCTCTTCATGGCTGCCCTCACTTGTGGACCAAATGAAACCAACCCCACCACTACCAACCTGGTGATTCAAAATGGCTCGTTATGCATGCTATAAAAATTCTTTTCAGGTTTATATAGACTAGTCGGTACTGAGTCCTCTAAATTACACATCAATCAAGGCTCAGAAAGCTAACGGACCATGAAATTTAAAGAATATTATGGCTAATGAGTATAAGATTTTCCACTCAAATGAGTACCTTACCCAGATATGTCATTCTTTAGGATGAGACAGAAGATACAGTAAGAGAGCCTTCTGTGTAATTTCACCAATCATTCTAGAAGATATCATTTTAAAAACAAACATTTTTACATTAAAAGAACAAAACTTTTTAAAACGCAGTATAAACAATTTTAAATATCCCTAATGGAGTTTTTGTCCTGGAGAAGCTAAGCCAAGCATACCCGAAATTAAGATAAAGAACCCCAGAATTAGCTATGCCAGGGCACTTTATTATTGCATGAAATCAGCAGAATCAGCAGTAGTATCCTCCATTACATGATAAAGAACCCCAGAATTAGCTATGCCAGGGCACTTTATTGAGCATCAAAAGAACTTATTAAAAACATCTACCCACGATATCATACTATGGTACATTTCAAAAGCCCTAATGAAGTTTTCTCCTGGAGAAGTTACACCAAGCATACTGTGGATTTATGAAAACAAAGAACCCCTAAGATGACTGCTTTACTCATGAAACAATAATCCTGCCTCTTGGGCATTTTACAGCTCATTTAACCAAGTTCACCAATAGAAACCATGATAATGTGATAAATCAAGAAACATTTCTGAACTTTTCACAGATAATGTGCATCTGCGTTACGCTTGTCAAGAGTTGAATAACATGTCAAGAAAAGTACAGAAACAAGAATTTCCTCGAGTCACGATAAAATTGGAATATAACAGATGCATAAATCACCAAGAAGATATctaaatattcaaaacaaaaaactatGACCTAAGTTACAAATTGATAGAACTGGTAACCAAACCTCAGATGCAGCCTGCAGCTGCGACTCAGATAATTGTATAGTTGACTCTTCCTTCAACTTATCTGGCAAACCAGACAGTGCTGCACAACAAATGGCTAATATCAGGAGTACTCCTGGATAACTTAAATATGTCTGTTCTAAAATAAGTAGCAATCACCAAACACAAAGAAAAACACAATAAACAAATACATGAATAAACAAACTAACAAATAACTATGCATTAGCATCACTAGCTAACTTATTCTACAAGTCCATCTGAAGTAACATTATCTAAAAGACAGCTACATTGGAAGCCACAGACTGCAATGTTCTTCAGCTCTCTTTTCCACCTTTGGGATCTCCAGTCTACTGACTGTTAACAAATACTAATGGCTTGATAACACCAACAAAATGACCAAGACAGCAGAAACTTCATAACGAATCTCTCAAAATGGTCCAATTTTAAAACAGGATATATCAAGATCTCCAAACTAGCTTGTCATAGCTAAGATCTTTATAGGCTGAGCTGCACAGAGATGGTTCCAAACTACACTAATCTCATTAATCCCATCGAATGAAGCAGTAATTTGACTTTTGGATGGACCTGGCATAATACTTGGGGGCCCAAAGGATAACAAGGTTGtttagcccaaaaaaaaaaaaagtgaatgaaTTAAAAAGTGTATATTAACATTATCAGGAGCAGACATCACCCAAGCATTACAACCCCAATTCATGAATAAGCCCATCAACGACTTGATTTGGCACAACATCTTTCTACCTGGTTGTAGGCTCCAAACATTTGAGATTCCGGGATATCCAGTTAAAACTTTGATATGGCAGCACCCAGATGTCTATCAACTCTAATCAATTCCCTCATCTCTGGATTTTCTCCAATGTAAAATTGCTACCAACCCAGAAGCTATTTGAAGCACAAACAACCGAAACTACAGATATTCAAAATGGCTCTGCCCCCAGATTTGCTTCTCTTGATAAGGAAAAATCCCTTGATCAATCACTTTCCATCTGCTCATGCCCCAGATTTGCAAAATGACCACAATATCTCCCCCTCACTTCTACAGTAACTGTCTAGATATTATTATCAGGCACATATCTATCACACTTATATAACAAGGTCatgttctttcttttgcttatcCTAATTGAAACAAATTTTTGCTTAAGCTTGAGTTCAGCATCTCAGCTAGCTGTATATAATTTTTGTTCCCTTAAAGGAATATCTTGCTTGTTGCATGATTGCCACCTTAGCATTTCATGCTATAGACCATATGAAATCTATACCATTTCATGCTGTAAACAAGCCGAGATAGTTGAAGGTAAGTAATTACATGAAGCATCCATGAATCCACTGCTGCTGTCAGCATATTCCAGTTCCTCATCACTATCTTGTTTGATGGGCTGCTGATACAAGGATACCTTTGAGTATGCAGGAACAATAAACTGTTGTCCTACCACAACCTGATGGCAAAAAAAAGCGGCAGCTTAGATCTATGGTGCCAATTAAATTTCTGAATGCTCGAAAAAACTAATACGCATATAAGAATATATATGTGCACGACACATCTGAATTGGCAAATTAAGCAACGAGTATCAGGACAGAAGATTCATCATTCACGTATAAAGCACTTCAACGTGATAATGCAATAAGAATATTTCACCAAATATGTTACTGATTGTGTAACTTACTTGGTATGATTTCAAAAGATGAAATTAATCAATAGAGGATAAATTTCAAAGCCACAATTACTGCATAGTTTTTATGTTAGGCACTAAGCTTATGAAGATTTCACAGTGATTTTTTACACTTACACCATATAAACATTCAAAAAAGACCACAAAGAAGTTCTATGTACCATTTTGAATCCATCTAATCACAATGATCCTTAAAAAGTGCATACAAGCCTTGCAAAAAATGGCGTAACCATATGCCCTCCTTTGCACTGACCTTGTCAGACTTTCTATTTGGAACATCCCGCTTACATTTCTTTATAAGCAAATATTTGTAGAAATGTCAACTTCTCAACGTATTATTTTGAGAATTATAAATCAATAGACAATTATTTGAGTAATGTACTGCATCATACCCTTTTACTGTTCTCATTTTCCTTCTCTTCTAAAACTATTGGAAACATCACCTTAATACAATACTTTTGCTTATATGTGGTGCTATGTTAAATACGATCCCAAACAGCACACTCTGTAGAACAGCCAACAGTAAGTCATACCCCTGCCACTCTTAGAACCAAACCAGCTTCACCCACCCAAAGAGGCCACACTTGGTATTCCCACCAGCACACATGCTATTGATATCTTATACAATATAATAAAGAATACAGATATAATTCTTTGGCATGCTCGAAAAAACAAGCATGCTGTCCAAATGCTAATGGACAAGCATTTTTATGTGTTAAATATCACACACTTGAGCTATCAAATATTATCTTTCCACAAGGATCTTTGTCAACCACCATTATTTCCCTATGCCAATGAAACATAATAATCGTCAGAAACTTAAAAAGATTTCTGTCACAGAAAATCGGCAGCCAATTAAGCTCGTCCATTACTTGAAGGATAATGTTCATAGCCTTCATAGTAAGCTGAAAAAACATGAAGTTCAATAACTGCATCCAGGTAAACAAGAGGATGCTGTTTGCTGAGTAATAATAACATACAACAGAAAATTTTATGaagtttctcttcttttctactTCTAGGAGAACTTGAAATTGAAACGTTAGTTAAAAAGGAAAACCTTGTATGACAAGACTACACCAGGTTCCAGAATCACTCCTGACTTTATTACCACCCCATCACACACTATTGCATGCTTTAGTTGACAACCATCTTCAATCGTAACATTGTGCCATATGTAGCAACCCTCTATTGA
This portion of the Coffea arabica cultivar ET-39 chromosome 2e, Coffea Arabica ET-39 HiFi, whole genome shotgun sequence genome encodes:
- the LOC113732713 gene encoding uncharacterized protein isoform X1, with the translated sequence MVAKKSGRNRGGGGGGTAAATEVSVEELARVPLQAILLADSFATKFRPITLERPKVLLPLVNVPMIDYTLAWLESAGVEEVFVFCCAHAKQVAEHLENSQWFAQPNFSVTAIESNNAVGAGDALRLIYEQNVIRGDFVLVSGDTVSNMSLAEALGEHKERRRKDSNAIMTMVITQSKTSPTTRQSRLGTDELFMAIDPDTKQLLYYEDKSDKGTVSLDKTLLSDHPSIYLHNDKQDCYIDICSPEVLSTFADNFDYQHLRRHFLKGLLDDDIMGYKIFTHEIQSNYAARIDNFRSYDTVSKDIIQRWTYPLVPDVQFVGNSSAKLDRQGMYRASVVGQSRSAQVGPFTVIGSGTTIGSQSQISNSVVGEGCKIGANVSIEGCYIWHNVTIEDGCQLKHAIVCDGVVIKSGVILEPGVVLSYKVVVGQQFIVPAYSKVSLYQQPIKQDSDEELEYADSSSGFMDASSLSGLPDKLKEESTIQLSESQLQAASEVGSGGVGFIWSTSEGSHEEEWRHSVAPIPAAKLLEIMHTSNNELEVVQQDGNLPPSGELERDSVTANSNDYDDDDVDVKDDYEVFENEVEATFKRALEENIKEDDVILEVNSLRLSYNLATADCSGALFYSMMKSALSAPHPSPSDLVKNAATVITKWKKLLKYYLPSIDEEVGLLISSSDPDEIEVILKFEEMCLESAKEYSTVFVQILHLLYDKDIIQEEAILNWASEKEGADETDKLFVKQAEKFIQWLNEASEEED